From the genome of Bombus affinis isolate iyBomAffi1 unplaced genomic scaffold, iyBomAffi1.2 ctg00000202.1, whole genome shotgun sequence:
taaactataaattatatttgcgacattgttatgtttttgctttctttaagactttcatcaagacagccgacctataaatattaatcgaccaatttctctaagcttgtaacttcaaattaatgtttatatatataaagagttacgtattaatgtatctaaatatttaaaaagatgtttaatgttataaatgatggatattaaagatgttcaaaagaatgtagtcttcgcgtgttctttatcatatccctgatcaaagacactccaatattattacaatatccaattacatattgatacacaagattatcatttataacattttggttttcttaattgagttattcatttagtacaaatgataagtaattaataataattcataaaaaaaaaaaaaaaaaaaaacggtattgtagtagaaatattataagaaaacattttctgtttcagtgtagagttactcctttttatagacagtgtcgtacaaatccgtacgtctttgagaaaatgtatctttgagaaaaggtatctgagcccttacttcctcaacaactttcaaatctgagagaaaagaaaaacataccaagtaataagtaatgcttgctaataaattcagcaaatacagagggagccggcaaaatcgataaaacaacgagactcaaagttaattacatcgtggatttctcgcttttaacgttaagctggaaattaccgatatcggtgaccaccatattttcctgagtttccaaatcgtaaaggattttcccccagggatttgtcgactgtgtatgtccccatgcgacataacttgctgaaggaacacgagccggtgatatacaggcgacgtataattgattgtcattcgttctggaacgctgaagtaatgaccagtgcagtggtccagtggtcatattgaatgccgccggatatatcagcatttggcaacctaacacagagaaacgggaaatatgagaccactgaattttagttaactttgtagctgcacagtccacattccataatttatgaatatgcgagaacagtcctcttgtcgtgcttctaattcttttatttatttcattttcagcgaatatactggttttttaaattaagctcctttttatacagagttacagattatattgattatattttatatagaatatatttaagaaagatagttactttcctgctagttaagtattgttcgattaagctactgtacctttgttccgataaatgcgtgccatttcctcgaatctgatatcatagcaaatgccaatacctattttccagcccttcacatcaaacattgttagggaattaccaggactgagtgaatcactctctcggaaagtaatcttgttgggaatgtagatgtcgaatagatgtacctaataatataaaaatatagttgctaactctattgctgtaacttttgtaatttaacatcaatgttacgaacttttaaactttaattgttttttatttaataactgacagcgtttttatcactttcttttattaaaaagttttatcatttaataatatttgagaaggaatattttttaagaaaaaataagttttttcctatgtgaaaaatttatgttacaaaacaaatatattgtccaaatcttatatattatattacgacaaaaatgtatgtttctcgtatcaagacgtattttataaacctataacatattttttaaattatagaattggttatagtacacgtatgtacatatgtatattcctaaattattcctagatagagtcactttctccaccccaatattttcaatttcaaagccacatggaggtatattatttaccttccggtgttttcctatcaaagttccatcgggaccccaaatagtacaggtattgtacaatttatcgccctctatttcaggtatcgtaccaccaactacataaatgctgttttctcTAGCTGCcatcgataaagcaacgctcgtttcaccatcaggaatactctcggcgtattttggaaagtattctgcattgcaatatttcaattaatgaaaaataactgtcctttgttccaaccataaattaggttgaaatgtttgtcaattttttattttttaaattattaaaataactaaattttatatttcgatttacttaaatatataattacttagataatagtacatataataaattgtttctacaggttcaagatgaaaaatgaatatttagaaatgtttaattacaatcatgctatttgggttagtaccagtgacttgttacgtaacgactttgctagtactttttgaagcataaagttagattttaactaactttaatttttaactactataggtggaattataaatacaaaataattgataatactagtttataagtacctaattattagtatcttaaaaaatatatttatacaaaaatcacgataatcataaaagtggggaaattctatattctcgagtcaattcacaatctttatggaagtataaacgataaggtaatttgtctacttttacttttttctatatagttgttatacatataataaattattagaaaaagaaacaaattattacgtattccatatggcgaattaaagcattcaggaagagcgataatatcagcattatgctctttcgcgctggaaatgtaggaaactgcccgctctacatttttgcttttacttcatttacttgaagttgtaccaatGCCTAGCGcaatgctaaaatgttggaaaatttaaatacactcggttatatatttcccatactttttatctataaatactttatacatagtgaatactttctcgacatcgttcgcactacttgtttagcgatgttcgtaagtatcataatgttctttgaggttatgtattttactactcgatatcaacattacgtaaacaatacgcggggatttttaataattattgataaagtttaggacattaaatttgatgtaattgtaaacattattacatattataattaaatgtaattttcagttaagggtaagaaaagaaatatacttttgtaaaaatacactttattataaaatctgtataaataaaattgtacaatttatcttgaaagtaaaatgaccgaatacgttactggaaaatattactgcctactaaatgatcgagatcttgatctttctcgtcttttgtgtttctttctgtctgcataatctctgggtttcttatctctaactttttctctttctttgcctttctttttatgtttcttacttgatctttcagacgagcaatcgtgcttcttacgtttctttgacttcttcaatctttttaatttataagaatcattactattagagttacttctttctcttcgtctcttcttttcagaatcactatcgctgtcatcattagattcggagcgcctttttcgtctttctgattttttatcccccactttatcatacttgttcttattctgcatcgtacttccgattttctttcttttattactacttttgtcaccatcttcaccgtcttcggggtcaggggacattgatctttttctatccatcttttgcttgagtcccttggattccttgtccttatattcctcatacttttttgtatctgaaattaaccccataaaatactgaaagctaaaacctctacatttatcatattttatataaaaatagaagggacctttaaaaaattgcatgcaacaacacacttacaggtactcttgaattagtttttctacatgtccgattatgtctttatatgtatatgtcaattcaaatttgttttcttaaaagtcccttgatgaaaaactaacacttcatattaactttgaacttttgagttcttagaatattctgatttagtcactgcccgtaccataaattcatttacagatattatatttccaccaagagctagttttattatgagccttcctgcatcatcatcgaatccttctacatgaccataattattactttgttttccagctataattttcacaaatgttcctttctcgattttaacttcttcctcttcttttttggaatctgtatttttcttctgcaatgctactttgtctgctccaagacccataccttttggtcgtaattctggtatgacagctgctactaatctgtaatagttagaataaacgattgtgaaataaaaaatgatgttctctgtttactttccaataagtgatgtattaaatacatataattaatttaatccagagtaaaattcatacttttcatttcaaccaattccctttcctggttgccatcccattccccttaacattgctacaccaaaagcatcaataggaattttttcataatcttctaacgtagactgaaaaatacaaaacgatatttataatatgcaaatgtaatacatctgcgcattgcacatcaatatgttgataacgtacctgttctttgcctcctaatgattcatcttttactaaaggtaaagttaaatcatttgttttagtttcatgttcattctttgacttaagttcctcaatgatttctttagccgcttgctcttctaaagtaacaactttattttcactatcttcaactggctctttctttctatattgatattattggcgatgtttttccattagatagctttgattttgcctcgttaacactagcgtctcctaccttttccttatctgccttcggaaggtaaatgtctgcatctattttattaacaattctatcatgccaggtttttgaacctagtaatggaataattagaggttcatcttttttttcttccttactgaaataaaaaaattgttttcaaatatatatattccgctactggtgatttttataggttaggttgaggttatatgtttcttgattataaattttactttttgaactcaccctattactttaatacctctCTCATcgaggcattcaatgtaatcaactttctttttttcttgtggaatagcattttttaacacaggtttcttaatagatttcttctttccttcttctgccatttattcgttattttaacactgacttatagatcaatacacatgtatatactagacataaagattgatgtcacttgaaactatgtacatgaatctaatatcttattatactttattaatctactcaaaattacttgcacattactaaaatttcattccgacaatgtatcaagcgcctgaataagtgacattaaagtaaacatatatgagagaggaaataagaagaactgacgcctatggttttctatgttacagagctagtgctgcaccatacggccaaatgccgaaggtggcttatgctagtatatacctgcctatacgtttcaatcagaaaatcgatattatgtggtcgtgtgaaaattcacatttccctaggagctgtattttgatagatttaagcttctaatggagcattttaaacgtatagagtatactatgaagtagatagtagtgcggatcattttatattcatagaaaatttgaatgtatagaaatgtacaaaatgctcatgatatgcaaagatatgcaaaatattcaaagtaaaccaatcatcaaatagtttagaaggtgaaacaaatttctttaataacacctagattaatt
Proteins encoded in this window:
- the LOC126927703 gene encoding omega-amidase NIT2-like isoform X1; the protein is MYYYLKYFPKYAESIPDGETSVALSMAARENSIYVVGGTIPEIEGDKLYNTCTIWGPDGTLIGKHRKVHLFDIYIPNKITFRESDSLSPGNSLTMFDVKGWKIGIGICYDIRFEEMARIYRNKGCQMLIYPAAFNMTTGPLHWSLLQRSRTNDNQLYVACISPARVPSASYVAWGHTQSTNPWGKILYDLETQENMVVTDIDLKVVEEVRAQIPFLKDTFSQRRTDLYDTVYKKE
- the LOC126927703 gene encoding omega-amidase NIT2-like isoform X3, whose protein sequence is MAARENSIYVVGGTIPEIEGDKLYNTCTIWGPDGTLIGKHRKVHLFDIYIPNKITFRESDSLSPGNSLTMFDVKGWKIGIGICYDIRFEEMARIYRNKGCQMLIYPAAFNMTTGPLHWSLLQRSRTNDNQLYVACISPARVPSASYVAWGHTQSTNPWGKILYDLETQENMVVTDIDLKVVEEVRAQIPFLKDTFSQRRTDLYDTVYKKE
- the LOC126927703 gene encoding omega-amidase NIT2-like isoform X4, with the translated sequence MYYYLKYFPKYAESIPDGETSVALSMAARENSIYVVGGTIPEIEGDKLYNTCTIWGPDGTLIGKHRKVHLFDIYIPNKITFRESDSLSPGNSLTMFDVKGWKIGIGICYDIRFEEMARIYRNKGCQMLIYPAAFNMTTGPLHWSLLQRSRTNDNQLYVACISPARVPSASYVAWGHTQSTNPWGKILYDLETQENMVVTDIARGFP
- the LOC126927703 gene encoding omega-amidase NIT2-like isoform X2: MYYYLKYFPKYAESIPDGETSVALSMAARENSIYVVGGTIPEIEGDKLYNTCTIWGPDGTLIGKHRKVHLFDIYIPNKITFRESDSLSPGNSLTMFDVKGWKIGIGICYDIRFEEMARIYRNKGCQMLIYPAAFNMTTGPLHWSLLQRSRTNDNQLYVACISPARVPSASYVAWGHTQSTNPWGKILYDLETQENMVVTDIGVTALWDYIL
- the LOC126927708 gene encoding protein FAM133-like isoform X1, with product MGLGADKVALQKKNTDSKKEEEEVKIEKGTFVKIIAGKQNTKKYEEYKDKESKGLKQKMDRKRSMSPDPEDGEDGDKSSNKRKKIGSTMQNKNKYDKVGDKKSERRKRRSESNDDSDSDSEKKRRRERSNSNSNDSYKLKRLKKSKKRKKHDCSSERSSKKHKKKGKEREKVRDKKPRDYADRKKHKRRERSRSRSFSRQ
- the LOC126927708 gene encoding pre-mRNA-splicing factor 38B-like isoform X2, which encodes MGLISDTKKYEEYKDKESKGLKQKMDRKRSMSPDPEDGEDGDKSSNKRKKIGSTMQNKNKYDKVGDKKSERRKRRSESNDDSDSDSEKKRRRERSNSNSNDSYKLKRLKKSKKRKKHDCSSERSSKKHKKKGKEREKVRDKKPRDYADRKKHKRRERSRSRSFSRQ